Part of the Gigantopelta aegis isolate Gae_Host chromosome 15, Gae_host_genome, whole genome shotgun sequence genome is shown below.
TCAGCTCATCTCCATAAATGTTACTTTTCAGAGgtatgtgtgtttttagaattataaaaaatacattttgtagtacatgtatcacaaacaccagggtgaccagggcccccgttccacgaagcaatcttaggcctaagatcaacttaagtgcatagggtagctatgcgcctaaggtaatcgtagggctaagatcgcttcgtggaacggggtccagAAACAAGTTTGGATGCTTGGAAATGGGTAATCTAAATGATAAAAGATCAGTAACGTctaattttagttatcaaaaaatgGGTCCATTTGTGAGAAATACTAGTACatagtagtgtttaaaaactagtgtctgagtttaaatataataatgaaagttgtaatataaaacatgatgTAGAACATTGAAGCAGATGGCTAATGCTGTACCTGCTAATGCTGTtgtaacagcccaaaatataccccctgccaaactatacccggggttaaagtgggctagcctgttttatacccctaaccctcattttttattactaacctgtatacaaaataaataaataaatattaataataaacgctttaaaagtaaagcaactattgctttcataaaagagaggtatattctgggcgagcctgttttatacccatgggtatattctgggctagcctgttttataccccggggtatattctgggctagtccagtttataccccaggtatagtttggcggggggtatattttgggctattacactGTATCTGTCCTAAAATAcaaaggggtgggggtggagatgtagaaaacataaattaaagcACTACACTGGCATAGCCAGGGAGGGCAATTCCccaataaaaccttttttacaTCACCTTTTATACGTGCCTCATAAACACATGTAAAACGGACTCGTAGACAGTGTGGTTGCCCTGCCCTTTAATGTGGATGCCCTAACTCCCACCCCCaaaataaaatcctggctatatGCCAATGGACAcatctgtcatggacagacgTCTCTGGTGAAGTTAGAGGGTTTTGTCCACgacaagcgtgcttgaacagttctctgatggaagcatgccaaaaattacccacacccacacaatGGACACTTTTTcatgtatttttttctgttaagTCAAGTACCCCTGTTCTGTGCTAGCTAtggcagtggcgtaggaagatgccaaaaagtgggggggggggggggggggggggggcacatttttatatttacacacttttacactattataaagcaaatataaaacaaaatatctgaaagGGGAGAGAacatgccccccttgcccccctgctTCCAACGCCAGTGTATGGCCCTGATGTGAAATATGTGTTATATTGATAGATCTAATACACTTTTAAAACCCTTTGCTGACTACTGGTGCTGTAATCACAAGTGTCCTTAAACTGACCCCACCCCGCCCCATCCCCATTCAtaagatattaaatattattgcaGTGTTACTGTTTAAGGGCATTTGTGTTGTCAACAGATATAGTCTTAATTTATGTAATTCTACGGTTCATGTATACTAAACATTTATGTAATTCTATTCATATTTAATAGATTCATGTATACCCTAACATTTATGTAATTCTATTCATATTTAATAGGTTTGtgtataataaacatttaaGTAATTCTATTCATATTTAATAGATTCATGTATACCAAACATTTATGTaattctgttcatatttaatagGTTTGtgtataataaacatttatgtaATTCTATTCATATTTGATAGGTTCATGTATACTAAACATTTATGTAATTCTATTCATATTTAACAGGTTCATGTATACTAAACATTTATGTAATTCTATTCATATTTAATAGGTTCATGTATACCTAACATTTATGTAATTCTATTCATATTTAATAGGTTCATGTATACCTAACATTTATGTAATTCTATTCATATTTAATAGGTTCATGTATGCTAAACATTTATGTAATtctattcatatttaatatgttcatGTATACTAAACATTTATGTAATtctattcatatttaatatgttcatGTATACTAAACATTTATGTAATTCTATTCATATTTAATAGGTTCAGGTATACCAAACATTTATGTAATTCTATTCATATTTAATAGGTTCATGTATACCAAACATTTATGTAATTCTATTCATATTTAATAGGTTCAGGTATACCAAACATTTATGTAATTCTATTCATATTTAATAGGTTTGtgtataataaacatttatgtaattctattcatatttaataggttcatgtatatcaaacatttatgtaattctgttcatatttaatagATTCATGTATACCAAACATTTATGTAATTCTATTCATATTTAATAGGTTCGTGTAtactaaaaatgtatgtaattctATACATATTTAATAGGTTTGtgtataataaacatttatgtaATTCTATTCATATTTAATAGGTTCGTGTAtactaaaaatgtatgtaattctattcatatttaataggtacacatatttaaaaattctgtcatcatatgtttattttgatttCTTTATTAACTTTGTGCCATTGTACTATTGGTATTTGCTTAATAAATTACTATTTCTGTACTTTGCATCATGTTTTATCAATTTTATCAGTATCCAATAAATCACTATTATAACTAGTTTTACTGTAATTTTGTCCTTACTGAGGGTTGAAGCTGAGGGATGGATCCAGGATTTGTATAATGGGGgttcacaaaattataaaaaaagtcaATTTGAGTTTGTGGAGGGCATACATGAGCCgagggtttctaccagagggtaaaatgtgTGTGGCGTcatacccaatttttttctgtttttatttttatttttaagttaaccttttaaccaaattaattactcttatcattactgtatgattttcttaaccctaacccaaaacttcacccattttctttctaggggagccccccccccccccccccccccatactgGTTGCATCCAATTTTATAACGCCATCCCCTCAAAAACAtttctgacagaaacactgaAGGCAGCAAAATCAGCACACCTAACAAAATTGTGTGTTTCTGGAAACGTGtctgcatttatttattttttattattttaaggcCATCTTAAAGTATCAAGTGACCTATTGCGATCCGCTTTCATCCGTCGCCAGCCCAGGGCTCACTCTGGGTGAGTAGAAACATTTcgctaaaatattatttattgaaCATAAAAACTTTTGAAAAACTTAGTAATTTTCCAACAGTGTAGCAATTATTGCATGCAGTTGTTTCACCGAAttagaatgttttaaaattcgcaatcgGCGAGTGACAGGTAGCCCTGCAGCCTGTGTTGTGTGTAAACTTTTCACATTTAGTATTTACGACTTCTACACCAAAACTATTTGACTAATTCCAACCACATTTTTGTGAGAAACAAATTTAGGAATTTAATCATTCTGTCCCACCAGGGGCCGAAAGGGTGGGGCCCAAAAGAGGAAAATgaagccagtttaaaaaaaaaaaaacccaccccaccctcaaACTACTGTGGTCTGTGGCTTTATCGCCGTCACGAAAATTATAAACTCTGGCGTGGAACCACAATGTGACAGTCCATGGGCAGATAACttcgaaacaaacaaaatggaaaCCTCCACTGAAAGTCGTGTTTGTTTACGATGTTTTTTAACTGGAATGTGCATTCTTGTTATTCCGTTACTGATAGAAATCAGTTTTGCTCTTATAATTGTGTTCACTATTGCACTTAatctgtatttatatttttcgtACAAATATGACTACGAACTATATCAGGTAAGCCTCAAGTTGTAAGCCTAGGTCGACGTAGTTCACCACGGTTACGGTAAACATATGATCTgcggtccgttttttaacattttgacatttattggaccagcaataaacatcacaataataaatatcgtgccggatacgtgtatcttgatgaactaaggACGACGATACGGTACTACCCgaactagttcatcaagattaactttggctacaagtgcaagcactacatttacattcgagtttatttttatgaactataCCCGAACCCGGTGTCACGGGATAGTCACTTTTCGGAATTCtagtcaactcgccccagtgtttggACAACCCTTCCCAAACTTTCCAGTCCGTaaataattctgaaaaaaacaaatggacGTCTGCTGCAACTttagtgtcattttatttatgaatattaGTTAAAGTCCGCTATTACAACCACTTATTAaaagattttgtattggggAGATCGTAAtaggaaggactttcctttggcactgtcactaaccctattgtccgaaccgaattgttaacaactacaaaaaatgactctcctacctttaattgccgttagatttcctccaaagtttgtccagacacaaatcgtaaaaaacccactacaaatatacagattccacacacgagactgaaACGATGTCGCGGATATCgcctttgctgagattgcatagggaaaaatacatgcagttttctgccgtctgccatgttgcttgtttatggaatactcttcaagaggggtgaaagcctccaaagtatgtgacacaattaatatgaaatcaatgatctcttgtggtatcattaaacattttttaataataataattaataatatgacgtcatcaaatctgcttttatatcataacatgttatgacgttgttagattaagtcctatcctttcacccctcttggagaatattccataaaaagtcaaaatgacagctagcacaaaattacatgctttttgccctatgcgctctcagcgaagttgatataggtgacatagttatcatctggtatgtggaaacTGTGTCATTGTagtggttttttcaagatttctgtctggacaaactttggaggaaatctaacggcaattaaaggtaggagagtcattttttgtagttgttaacaattcgGTTCGGACAAtaactatttattataagtatttataatgttctttatacgtgacagaatgaatgaatgaatgtttgtttaacgacaccccagcacaaaaatacatattggctattgggtgtcacaaatggtaagtgtatcatatggaaatattatttttatatattcatgtacTCAGGATGTaggtgacagtgccaaaggaaagtccaaCCGTCCCTTATTtccttaaaggtgcagaccctagttttaatttgtaaaaaatggacactaagtttggttaatctacaaacctgtaacacatttggatagagTTACAACAGAAGAGTCTGtgaccagggcttctagattatggtagccccactctcatggctagtgatattcaatgttgggctagtaaataactaccattgccatgcccgacggctagtgaattgttttttgccaaatgttgcagttaagtaaatatgaatatcctgcccccaaccCAATACTCcagtgttaatttttttttaaagtctatcTACcactttaggtgacatatctgattattactaattattttgtaaaattgtattaacttaaagtaaaatagggctaatgaatttttaatcgtggctagtaaattaaaaaaaaatcaccagtCCCATGTctaatggatttaaaaaaaattctagaaaccctggtGATGTTAAAACTGGGAAATATccataaaaatagactagaactcgaattaataaccgctacttctcagatgcacatgcgtttttaaaattaggaaaaatgcattttgtggtattagaaacaacaggatgaccagaaacacttatattctatggaaatggataatctaaacaataaaatataagtaatgtttgattcagtaataataaacatctctaatagtgaaaaaacatgtagtgtttaaaaactagggtatgtcgctttaaaggAATGATCAGGCAAAGCTTTTGGACTCCCGACTGGTGTACATATTCAACAATacttaatgcacattattggttaaaatattggtatgttaataaaatggtaatgatatgaattgactaaacagtgtggggCGAGTTTGTTTTGCGCGAATTGACCTACTCCCACTTTTCGGacctttgttttggcttcgtacacaataaataaacatatatccaACAATAATTTTtggatatgatatatttgacaaaaggtactttttatttctttcatcttttagaacttaaaatgaataatattgtGTCCAGAAttatagagaaaaaaaaatacagagtTATCTGCTTGTGACAGAAATTTGACATGGTTCAatgttagtagaccagtttttattttaatatgatgAAGCATTGTGATAAGATAGCTAATTTCGAATTTgtatgacgtcagtattccaatgacgtcactttgcatctccttacaataaccatacactgggtacatgaagtttccattttaagaatgctggaaaaattccaatgcaaaattgctatagaattttttttgtttgaacattactaatgcacctgaatgtgtttgaagaaaatcttgtgattaaaaaattgtaccttttacgaaatatggatttcaagtaaaattacggtaagatacgctatatgtattgtgtacgaagccaaaacaagggtgcgaaaagtgatgGTCGTCGACCTTACTGTCCTTACGAATACGAATGCAACTACGATGCAGATTGCTGTTTGGTGTCCTGAATATTCGAGTATATTGTTACACCCCTAATTTTCATTACCattaaagttcagacaagtaagtattaaacaaagaaaactttACAGACCCCTTAATTTAAAGAGAGCAGGTCGACTTGCCCCAGAATCAACTTGGCCCAACGGTTGGACAAGTTTACTAGAGTTGTGTAAGGACATGGAAAAAATTAGAAcaacaaaaggaaaaaaaacccactacttaCATGTATTCACAACTGTCCTGCATCAGTCAGTCACATGACCCAAGGAGTTGCACATTCCTACTATTTTTGTGGCAATAAACACCAGTGATCCTCATATACAGCACGTTTCATACCCAATCCTCAGGGCcagctctgggtgatcagaaaatttcgccaaattatctaaaaaatgcaaaacctatagctattttccaacaaaatttaaattatagCCCAAtattttttcgccaaattaaaataaaattcaccaaagCTTgtcaaaattcacaattggcgaattgACAAGTAGCAGAGCTAGCCGTGGATCCTGTTTGTCCCTGGACATTTGGTACTCGCTACCATTTTATACACGCTTTATGTTCAAACAGAGGTGTATTAGTGCACAGACCAACTCGGCCCAGGACACTTTCGTTCGTGGAAAAATCGCTAGTCAGTTAACTTTTTGTTCAGCATGTAAATGCATTGTATCAATAAATTCACATGTGAAATCACATTAATGGAAAGCAGACTGTAGACACCatatagccgtagtttaaaatatgctgagggacagaccctagtttttaaacactaaggcatagttttcactgttagagctgtttatgatcactaaaataaaacattacttatattttgttgtttagaatatccatttacttataaccgaagtgtttcgagtcatcctggtgtttctaatacaacaaaatatatttttcataattttgaaaacgcacgtgcgtctgaaaagtaacggTGACGGAGTCACGTTTTAGTGTATTTCTAcgggtatttcaacatcacagactcctctcttgtatccaaatttgttacagttttgtaaattaaccaaacttggtgtctatttttatgggttgaaactaaggtctaggtgaaaataaatgtatgccttagtatttaaaaagtatggtatgcatgtccctttaagcaaatattcattttttttttttatgacagatAGCAGTCCGAGCAGGATGTTTGGGTTTGGCCACCGCCGTAGGACTTCTCATTAGTTTTTCTGATAAATCGTGGCTTCATTTCGGCTGGTATCTGACAGCGTTGGCCTTCTTCCACTGGTCAGAATACTACACGACAGCGGTAACAAATCCAAAAAGCCTGACGCTTTCGTCTTATCTGCTCGATCACAGTTTGGCCTATCAGCTGGCTGCTGTCTCAAGCTGGTTTGAGTTTTTCGTCGAATGGTATTTCTTTCCAGGTTGGTATGATTGCACAGACATTAATTGTTTATTAGCATGGATTTTTATCCAGGATTGTTTTTATAATGATTGAGAAATTAGCACAATTTAATCAAATTTGGGATGTTGTTTTTAACAGCATTGAATGTTgttgaattaatttattaaaaaaggaCATAATTCCGAaaatatttacacattaaaTTGGGAAATTTCAGTGCCCCATGTTTGGAACCACCtaatgcctggataaatccctgattAGTGTATCATTAGAATGATTAtcttcaatctgattaaaattatctctactggtctcaccagtacatctaacagcattgtgtggactcccatgtccaggtgacatttcatctataaataacaatttaaatatcaaccaattacacttcgccttttatagcgttattcgggagcatacaaattctaaaaatatcgggcgagactatttatgcaatataccggcctcggtggcgtcgtggttaggccatcggtgtacaggctggtaggtactgggttcggatcccagtcgaggcatggaatttttaatccagatactgactccaaaccctgagtgagtgcgcaagactcaatgggtaggcgtaagtcacttgcaccgaccagtgatccataactggttcaacaaaggccatggtttgtgctatcctgcctgtgggaagtgcaaataaaagatcccttgctgcctgtcataaaagagtagcgggtttcctctaaaaaaaattcagaatgaccatatgtttgacgtccaatagccgatgataacataaaaaaaatcaatgtgctctagtggcgtcgttaaataaaacaaactttatttatgcaataggccaacttgttggtctatttcagcattaaaaaacagggggaaatttgcagtaataaactctggaatgtatactagtacatgtgtataaacagattttatggctataccatcacgggtttttttttggtcttgaaacaaattttatataaaattttatattgaaattagtttcccgCATAGAGTGCTTTACTGTGGTGCAGTGGTTTGTAGGATCGACCCCATCATTGggatccatgactggtatattaaagactgtggtatgtattgttctgtctgtctggtAGAAGTGCCTCAAGAATGTCAATGTTTGgattttttcttacttttttaaaatatgctgaaatTACCTCATTAATTTTACAGGTTTAATTACTTTTTCAGGGTTAGCTTTGGCATTTgtcaattgcgaattttgaaaacagttggcgaattttattttaatttggcaaaataatttcatgtaataattgacatttaaaaaaaccaaactgttgatatttgcaatttttcaagtttaatagacaattttggcGAAATATTTTGCTCTTCCAGAGCTTGTCGTgattgtttaaaatatgctgaaatTATCTCATTAATTTTACAGGTTTAAAACAGTTACGATGGGTCAGTTGTTTCGGCCTTGTTTTGGTGATCGGTGGCGAGATACTGCGCAAGTGTAGCATGGTGACGGCGAGCACGAACTTCAATCATTACATTCAGCACATTAAAAAACCCGACCACATGCTCGTCACGTCCGGCGTGTATTCATTCTCAAGGCATCCCTCATACGTCGGCTGGTTCTACTGGAGTGTTGGAACACAGGTGAGTAACTACACAAGACAACAACACATGGGGGATATAAATCAGTAGAAAATGCTCCTTGgcgtggtgaggtagcttgcatgtctcaatgacgcagagagctatgccagctggagcatcagctcctggtagggtcaccgaAGCTGGACTGTttcaaagggtagagactagactaatatggaccggacagacagaggatgtgagtcaagaaagacaactgtctaggagaagcaaactccaaaatcaaaactgggctgggGAGGCTtagaatcctagtaaggaaactcctaggagaaggaaaactccaactcaaaccaagtccactgaagtcagtACAGACGCTATGCATAAGTATTAATgtggaaaccgaaaggaaatatctgtacatgcacaaagctctatgatcatcatgctcacccggggggggggggggggggggggagagagtcTAGGTCAAGGGTGTGTGGAACCCCCTGCTCACGACAAAAAAGGTATGACGTTTCACCTATTAGAAATATGAATACCTGTCCACTGTAAAGGCTGCTGAGGGCCCCGCACCTAATTAGGTATGAAGTGTCACCTATTAGAAGTATGAATACCTGTCCACTGTAAAGGGTGCTGAGGGCTCCGCACCTAATTAGGTATGAAGTTTCACCTATTAAGTGTGAATACCCGTCTACTGTAAAGGGTGCTGAGGGCCCTACACCTCATTAGGTATGAAGTTTCACCTATTAGAAGTATGAATACCTGTCCACTGTAAAGGGTGCTGAGGGCCCTGCACCTAATTAGGTATGAAGTTTCACCTATTAAGTGTGAATACCCGTCTACTGTAAAGGGTGCTGAGGGCCCTACACCTCATTAGGTATGAAGTTTCACCTATTAGAAGTATGAATACCTGTCCACTGTAAAGGGTGCTGAGGGCCCTACACCTCATTAGGTATGAAGTTTCACCTATTAAGTGTGAATACCCGTCTACTGTAAAGGGTGCTGAGGGCCCTACACCTCATTAGGTATGAAGTTTCACCTATTAGAAGTATGAATACCTGTCCACTGTAAAGGGTGCTGAGGGCTCCGCACCTAATTAGGTATGAAGTTTCACCTATTAAGTGTGAATACCCGTCTACTGTAAAGGGTGCTGAGGGCCCTACACCTCATTAGGTATGAAGTTTCACCTATTAGAAGTATGAATACCTGTCCACTGTAAAGGGTGCTGAGGGCTCCGCACCTAATTAGGTATGAAGTTTCACCTATTAAGTGTGAATACCCGTCTACTGTAAAGGGTGCTGAGGGCCCTACACCTCATTAGGTATGAAGTTTCACCTATTAGAAGTATGAATACCTGTCCACTGTAAAGGGTGCTGAGGGCTCCGCACCTAATTAGGTATGAAGTTTCACCTATTAAGTGTGAATACCCGTCTACTGTAAAGGGTGCTGAGGGCCCTACACCTCATTAGGTATGAAGTTTCACCTATTAGAAGTATGAATACCTGTCCACTGTGAAGGGTGCTGAGGGCCCTGCACCTAATTAGGTATGAAGTGTCACCTATTAGAAGTGTGATTTAATTTAAGGCCCTTACATGATGCCAAAGTGCTTACTTACACATCTAAGGCATAGTCGCCTCTGGGAAAAGCTCTGACTTCCATGTAAGTAATTGCATATAGACCCCCTACAAAAATTCCTGGATCCATGCCGGTCTTAGGTGCTATGTGTCACAAGTTCGATTgcccacataaccgtaaataaaatgtgttgagtgcatcgttaaataaaacatttccttcatccaaatagctgtagttatAAAATGTGAcagttgttgttaaacatatagggccaaatttacaaagcctgtttttgtcatatgcatgtacatgtgtttatcatccattaaaggcgtttgtaggagatatcgctgtcACCATAATTTGCTATATCTCCTGTAGTATTCTCGTAGAAGATATCGCTTCTtctgttacgtcactgtgtatatgtttcagcactaaacctatcattagtgacatcaTGCCACTGtcctgctagttaacgagtctaccgctgccaaatatagtgacattcaacccacattactgacattgtttacaattgtcgcaaatgaaaagaatgataatggatggtAAAAAGAATACGCCCCTCgtatcttgtgatatcataattatcaaaacttgtcaataaaagtataaaaatccttgccaagcctcggatttcatacttttatcaactcgtgctgataaattatgatatcacaagacacttggggagtattctctatgtacatgtatatgcattcagctacatatatttacaatacttGTCCACctatgtttaagaaaaacaggtcttgtaaattcggcccattgtCTTTTCCGTTCTTTTCTTGGTGATTATGGTCATgttcatgtttatatatttctctttcagatcattctgtgtaatccaATTTGTCTGGTGGCTTACACAGTTGTTTCTTGGAGATTTTTTAATGAACGAATCTTTGAGGAAGAAATTACATTGCTGAACTTCTTTGGAAAAGAATATGTTAGCTACCAGAGGAAAGTGGGAACTGGCCTTCCTTTTATTAATGGCTATATGGTTTATGCACAACATCAATCCTAGCATTACtaagacatttaaaaaactctgctctaaatatatacataacattTATTTCCAGTATTTTCAAGGAATTTATGAAGAGTTTTAGCACAAAATGCGATAAATGCCACTATACACACCCAATCCTAAAAACGTTTTATTCCAAACCACCATAAACACTACAACTGTTTTTCTGCAATCTGCGATATATCCTAGACAATCGTATTGCGTTttgctgaaaactgaatttgaacttgtgtttgtctaCGTGTGTACAGTGTCTGAGTGGTGTTCGcacaatggtttttaatatggcaTTTATCGAGTTTTGTGATGAAACTCTTCATATTTTCTCTAGATGCAGAACTTTATTTCTAGTTTTGTCCAAGAATGTTAGACCTAGCTACCGGTATAGGACAAATTTCAACAAATTCAAGGAACATATTTTCTCAAAGTAAAATGTTATTCCTTATTTTAAATGGGAATGTTAGACTTTGCtatatgaaaatgttaaattttgGCATTTTCAAAGAACATATTTTCTCAGTTCAAGATTTatctttagttttttttctgAGAATGTTAAACTTTGCTATTTCAAAAATTTAAGTTTTAGCATTttcaagaaatgtattttgcttctatacaaaactttattttagtTTCCAGTGTTTtctagaaatgcattttttaaagaacatttttaaTCCTAGTACACGTCTAAGAATTCTAGAGGTTGTTTTCTTGACAGAATTTTATTTGCAATTTCATCTGGGGATTACGAAAGGATGTGGTTCCTAATGTTGTTATGTAATGCATTTTACAGACTAACCATGAACAAATTTGAAGGCAATGGTTAATTGCTCCCTTAACTTGTTATAGGGAACCATTTAAGTAATTTCTATTTTGAGAATTtatatttaatcctttttaaaggaagggacaattacggcatttggcctggtatgcatattcaacaatatataattcacattattgcttaatatcaacaagtataatcgtatagttaattaataaaacggttaaatgtgatggctattatatataacgggcacatccattttgtaccatcccagtgaatacgccctctggtgagctaGTGGTTATCTAATACGGGGAGCTAAAAATACTCTCcctgaactagtctcagggaaGTGATAGCTGCCTGTAAATCATATGACGAGGCCTAATTTTATTCAGTCCATCTGAAGGCAATCCCCAAATATATCTTTACTAACTCCACCAGCTTGGAGGCATGTTTTCCCCAACCTCAACTCTGGAACTGAGGTGGCCAGAATGTGTTTTAATCAGTGCTGCTCCGATGCCTATgcaatttgtatat
Proteins encoded:
- the LOC121390182 gene encoding protein-S-isoprenylcysteine O-methyltransferase-like, coding for METSTESRVCLRCFLTGMCILVIPLLIEISFALIIVFTIALNLYLYFSYKYDYELYQIAVRAGCLGLATAVGLLISFSDKSWLHFGWYLTALAFFHWSEYYTTAVTNPKSLTLSSYLLDHSLAYQLAAVSSWFEFFVEWYFFPGLKQLRWVSCFGLVLVIGGEILRKCSMVTASTNFNHYIQHIKKPDHMLVTSGVYSFSRHPSYVGWFYWSVGTQIILCNPICLVAYTVVSWRFFNERIFEEEITLLNFFGKEYVSYQRKVGTGLPFINGYMVYAQHQS